The DNA segment GTTTTAGTTGAAACTCAAGATAAGGTGTTAAGGAGAATAGCCGATCTGAAGGAACAGTGCCAGTTGGAGCAACAGGCAAAAGCTCACTTGGAAGAGGCATTGAGAAATGATATTGAAGAGAAAGATCACATAATAAATACATTGAAcacaaaggtaatatttcaaaaatgttattatcattattttaATGCCAATTGATACGATGCATTTGCAGATTAAACTTTTGCAAACAAGTGGACCAAATTTAGAAGTTACATTGTCCGACAGTGCTAATGATAATAAAGGAAATTTAAAAGATAACCTTATTGATCTAAGTAGTGAAGCGTCAATTAGTTCCAATGAAAATCCTTTGTTAAATGAAAATACACAACTGAAAGATAAactaaaaaaattagaaaatgttGTTCTGAAGTATAAGGAATCATTGAAACGGAACAGAGATAAATTTACCGAAGTATTAGCAGAGAAAAATATATTGGAATCTAATTATAAAACGTTAGAAAATTCTTATGcggaaaaggaaaaagaattaagtAGTGCGTGCGCGGCAATTAAAAATTTGACAGAACATATGAGTGTTTTGGAGCAACGCGAAGAAGAATCTGTATTATCTTTGGCTGCTAATAAACTTTCTGTACATAGAGAATTGGAAGATAAGGAGGAGCAAATCAAGAAACTGCAATTAGATTTGAAGCATATGACAGAACTCAAGGAGAATCTGAGTGAGGttgttaataaatataaaatagaaTTGGAAAAATTGAAATTATCGCATAATGTGCAACAGTCAGACTCAGAGAAGAATGAAATTGTACAAGATGTCTCAAAAGGAAAATCAGAAGCTCTGAAACCTATCCAACAAGAAATACAACAGAAGTTAACGAACTTAGAAGGTAATATAGGCTTAAAGTACCATGAAGAAGATTCTAATAAAGAGAACACAGAGAAAAGTACAAAAACAATATACTTCGACAATGAAGTATATCAGAGTTTAAAATCTAAACTAGACGAAAAAGAAGTTGAACTTCAAGAAATGAACAACAAATTAGAGGAATTCCGGAAACTCGCTGAGGAATATCAAGCTGAAAAAGATAAAGTGTGTATGGAGCTTTCAAATAGTAAATCAAGCTATGTAGAGCTTCAAAATGAACTGGATGCACAAAAAATTATTGCAGAGGAAAAAATGAAAATAGCAGAGGCATCAATTGAAGAATTACAGGCCACTGTACAAACTCTTAATAAGGAATTAGAAAATACTTTGATCGATAAAAGTAATATATGTGAAGATTACGATGCTAAAATTCTCGAATACGTGGCGACGCTTGAAAAAACAAAAGACAAATTAATGATCCAGGAAACAGAAATAAAAATGCTTAAAGAAAAATTGCAAGACAATACAGAAGTAATTAAATTGAATAATGACTTAAAGAACAGAAGCTCTGAATTATTAGAAGTAAGTAATGAACTTCAGTCCTATAAATCTATTATAACCGATCTTCAAAAGGAGCGTCAAATAGATAGTTCCAATATTAGTTCACTTCGAGAAgagaaaaataatttaattaaaagtatTTTACATTACAAAATTCTTGCCCAAAAATTGAAACAAGATAACGCGTATATAAGAAATAACATGGCGAAACAATTCACAGAGTTTAGCAGTGAAATATTTATCTTAAAAGATGAATTCAATACTTTGTTGAAAGCAAATAGTATCTTGCAAAATAACGAAGTAGAAAATTTGCAAAATAAGTTAAAGGAATTTGAAGAAttcaaacaaaaatatgatcaaTTAGGAGTCGAGTTTAGATTAGACTTAAGAAATTTACCAGAACAAGTAAAATCGTTAATGATAGAATCGAAGTCTCTGAAAGAGGAACTCAACAATGCTACTACCAAGAATCAGTTGCTATCGGATGAAATAAATGATTTGAAAACACAACTCGAGGAAACAAATAGTAACGCAAACAAGTTGATAGAACTAGAACAAAAATATGTGAAGGCAACAGAAACCATCACGTTATTACAATCTCAGAATTTAGATTGCAATAAATTAAAAGACGATATAAACATGTTACAAACGGAACTAAAAAATTTGAACGAAAATTTAACTGAAAAGCATACCGAAGTAAATGCACTTACAAACTTGAATAAAACATTACACCGTACAGTAGATAATAAAGTTTCGCAATTGACGAAGTTAAAAACTGCTAAACAACGACAGTACGCTACAATCCATAAGTTAAAGAACGAAATTGACGAAGTAAAAGCTTCAAACGCGAAACTATTAGAACAGCTAGAAATATTAGAAAATGAAATGACTACGTTGAAATCTGAGAACTGCCAAATaataacattaaaaaaaaacaatataACTATTACTTCAGAATTAGAACAGTTGAAATCGATTCAAAATGAGATCAATTTAGAAAATAAGAATTTAAAAGATAAGCAGAATCAGTTTCTGAAACATAACGAAGAATTAAACGAGACTAATGAAAATTTaaaacaaaagattgtaaattacGAAAAATATAATCAACAATTGTTATCTGACAATACGCAATTAAGTAACGAACTACAGTCATACAGGAATCGTATAAGTGAGCAAAATCAGGATATAGATTATTTGAAGAGTCAAATTACATTGCTGAATACAGAATTGCAATCTAGCAATACAAAATTAAAGTCTCAACTTGAAGAATTGGTATCGTACAAGAAAGAAGCAGAAGAAACTGAAGAACATCTTACAAAGGAAAATAAGGATTTACGTAATGAAATCGATAAATTAAATTTAGTTGTAGAAAAAAATAAAGATTTAGaggaaaaaaataaaacacTCATGAACAATCTAGAACTTTTGGACAAAGAAATTGTAAGATTAAAAATTGTTGAAGAAGAAGCTAATaaattgaaattagaaata comes from the Xylocopa sonorina isolate GNS202 chromosome 1, iyXylSono1_principal, whole genome shotgun sequence genome and includes:
- the LOC143432690 gene encoding uncharacterized protein LOC143432690; translated protein: MFKKFKDKLAEEMKQSPARLQASMQQLAQAVVSPAISNSSVQELSASNDNFSLTEEGDETPKNSPAKHGFQNVDLISPTSNSIGMSRRSSISSITSDTSSLFPIYECPPNLYHLQSDMDQSASEIDENISPQLDKISKDQMYSAYRKMQARYHKYRGRYMDLAKHYRKLEGVKGKLESVLVETQDKVLRRIADLKEQCQLEQQAKAHLEEALRNDIEEKDHIINTLNTKIKLLQTSGPNLEVTLSDSANDNKGNLKDNLIDLSSEASISSNENPLLNENTQLKDKLKKLENVVLKYKESLKRNRDKFTEVLAEKNILESNYKTLENSYAEKEKELSSACAAIKNLTEHMSVLEQREEESVLSLAANKLSVHRELEDKEEQIKKLQLDLKHMTELKENLSEVVNKYKIELEKLKLSHNVQQSDSEKNEIVQDVSKGKSEALKPIQQEIQQKLTNLEGNIGLKYHEEDSNKENTEKSTKTIYFDNEVYQSLKSKLDEKEVELQEMNNKLEEFRKLAEEYQAEKDKVCMELSNSKSSYVELQNELDAQKIIAEEKMKIAEASIEELQATVQTLNKELENTLIDKSNICEDYDAKILEYVATLEKTKDKLMIQETEIKMLKEKLQDNTEVIKLNNDLKNRSSELLEVSNELQSYKSIITDLQKERQIDSSNISSLREEKNNLIKSILHYKILAQKLKQDNAYIRNNMAKQFTEFSSEIFILKDEFNTLLKANSILQNNEVENLQNKLKEFEEFKQKYDQLGVEFRLDLRNLPEQVKSLMIESKSLKEELNNATTKNQLLSDEINDLKTQLEETNSNANKLIELEQKYVKATETITLLQSQNLDCNKLKDDINMLQTELKNLNENLTEKHTEVNALTNLNKTLHRTVDNKVSQLTKLKTAKQRQYATIHKLKNEIDEVKASNAKLLEQLEILENEMTTLKSENCQIITLKKNNITITSELEQLKSIQNEINLENKNLKDKQNQFLKHNEELNETNENLKQKIVNYEKYNQQLLSDNTQLSNELQSYRNRISEQNQDIDYLKSQITLLNTELQSSNTKLKSQLEELVSYKKEAEETEEHLTKENKDLRNEIDKLNLVVEKNKDLEEKNKTLMNNLELLDKEIVRLKIVEEEANKLKLEINNLNGANIKLEEIQSQNNELITDHLSLKNKITELENVNTKLQSYVNNLESKVSSLQQIELKNTEVINELDTLKDVNTKLMYQIENENIGKERLTTEIDELKHIVDEKVAELKLLDTRNMELLNEIERLKSSTREEETILEADVVANIDHLKETIAKLQEEIKILENSNIALQEEIKNVNSNKEDASYIKKGDRLEEQNKILEAQLDEALITFQAKELQMQLVNNELKNQTDKLKEELKTNEEEQSMRLKQLVKEFQAQLQDKEEELHAALEKRFDRQQNYESSLIQQYKEQLKDFQVELTAKSEQIENLILENKNLMSQKSKDINQLVEKTSLIKKEHMDEIREVEKKWKSIVQQKTDKLAARHEEEINELTREWRNERRPDVQSDLVHKELESTSRVAMAAVQSNTGSFHTLQQTLTAQRRELAELRKLVKLRHDTLEDSTEIEYLRNILFEYMMGRETMVLARVIAAVVKFDQEQTTKILKKEEDKMTLLGSLGLT